In one window of Solanum pennellii chromosome 2, SPENNV200 DNA:
- the LOC107011679 gene encoding proteasome subunit beta type-1 isoform X2 produces MTKQQANWSPYDNNGGTCVAVAGADYCVIAADTRMSTGYNILTRDYSKIIKLADKCVMASSGFQADVRALQKVLASRHLIYQHQHNKQMSCPAMGQLLSNTLYYKRFFPYYSFNVLGGLDNEGKGCVFTYDAVGSYERVGYSSQGSGSTLIMPFLDNQLKSPSPLLLPAVDAVTPLSESEAIDLVKTCFASATERDIYTGDKLEIVVLNADGIRREEMDLRKD; encoded by the exons ATGACGAAGCAGCAAGCTAACTGGTCTCCTTATGACAACAATGGCGG AACCTGCGTGGCAGTAGCTGGAGCAGATTACTGTGTAATTGCAGCAGATACTCGCATGTCCACTGGCTACAACATTCTTACTCGCGATTACTCCAAGATCATTAAACT AGCGGATAAATGTGTGATGGCATCGTCAGGATTTCAGGCTGACGTGAGAGCTTTGCAAAAGGTTTTGGCATCAAGGCATCTG ATCTACCAGCACCAGCACAATAAGCAGATGAGCTGTCCAGCTATGGGCCAGCTCCTTTCGAACACACTATACTACAAACGTTTCTTCCCCTACTATTCGTTCAATGTTCTAGGTGGCCTTGACAATGAAG GGAAGGGGTGTGTCTTCACCTATGATGCTGTGGGATCATATGAGAGGGTTGGCTACAGCTCTCAAGGTTCTGGTTCAACTCTGATCATGCCTTTCTTGGACAACCAACTGAAGTCTCCTAGCCCTCTTTTGCTTCCTGCTGTG GATGCTGTTACTCCACTTTCTGAATCAGAAGCCATTGATTTAGTCAAGACTTGCTTTGCTTCAGCAACAGAAAGGGATATATACACT GGTGACAAACTGGAGATAGTTGTATTAAATGCTGATGGCATTCGTAGAGAAGAAATGGATCTGAGGAAAGACTGA
- the LOC107011679 gene encoding proteasome subunit beta type-1 isoform X1, which yields MTKQQANWSPYDNNGGTCVAVAGADYCVIAADTRMSTGYNILTRDYSKIIKLADKCVMASSGFQADVRALQKVLASRHLIYQHQHNKQMSCPAMGQLLSNTLYYKRFFPYYSFNVLGGLDNEGKGCVFTYDAVGSYERVGYSSQGSGSTLIMPFLDNQLKSPSPLLLPAVVCSIYYLFKFSHMDAVTPLSESEAIDLVKTCFASATERDIYTGDKLEIVVLNADGIRREEMDLRKD from the exons ATGACGAAGCAGCAAGCTAACTGGTCTCCTTATGACAACAATGGCGG AACCTGCGTGGCAGTAGCTGGAGCAGATTACTGTGTAATTGCAGCAGATACTCGCATGTCCACTGGCTACAACATTCTTACTCGCGATTACTCCAAGATCATTAAACT AGCGGATAAATGTGTGATGGCATCGTCAGGATTTCAGGCTGACGTGAGAGCTTTGCAAAAGGTTTTGGCATCAAGGCATCTG ATCTACCAGCACCAGCACAATAAGCAGATGAGCTGTCCAGCTATGGGCCAGCTCCTTTCGAACACACTATACTACAAACGTTTCTTCCCCTACTATTCGTTCAATGTTCTAGGTGGCCTTGACAATGAAG GGAAGGGGTGTGTCTTCACCTATGATGCTGTGGGATCATATGAGAGGGTTGGCTACAGCTCTCAAGGTTCTGGTTCAACTCTGATCATGCCTTTCTTGGACAACCAACTGAAGTCTCCTAGCCCTCTTTTGCTTCCTGCTGTGGTTTGCTCCATATATTATCTGTTCAAATTTTCTCACATG GATGCTGTTACTCCACTTTCTGAATCAGAAGCCATTGATTTAGTCAAGACTTGCTTTGCTTCAGCAACAGAAAGGGATATATACACT GGTGACAAACTGGAGATAGTTGTATTAAATGCTGATGGCATTCGTAGAGAAGAAATGGATCTGAGGAAAGACTGA